One part of the Phaeodactylum tricornutum CCAP 1055/1 chromosome 17, whole genome shotgun sequence genome encodes these proteins:
- the GFA1 gene encoding glutamine-fructose-6-phosphate transaminase (In the pathway towards N-acetylglucosamine synthesis, catalyzes the reaction: L-glutamine + D-fructose 6-phosphate = L-glutamate + D-glucosamine 6-phosphate.; isomerizing): LDGLTILKNRGYDSAGLATTDSDGSLVVTKFASDGDKADSIELVRAHSQLSAGHVIGIAHTRWATHGGKTDENAHPHVDSSGKIALVHNGTLNNANDLRRDLQKMGHKFTSQTDTEVIVKLIGHYYAQDKCDIKTATEKALAICDGSWGLCIMCTDTPDELVVACNGSPLVIGIADDRTFIASETSAFNRYTKNFISMKDGEIGVLHSDGRALDLSRKQLAPDQEVKLRPDPYPHWTLKELTEQPEAIARALGFGGRLGADQVFLGGLDGNHERISDIKHMMLSACGTSLNAARYGERLMKHLGSFDSVVALDAAETDAKDFPCQKNIKETGCIVVSQSGETKDVVRVVAHAMDKGVTVMSVVNAVGSLIARTTKMGVYCNAGRENAVASTKAFTTQVTVLALVALWFKQSRDRISGKIDSLESQRLRDALMRLPITFGMALKTRDQCKLIAERLKNKEHCFVLGKGYGEPVAMEGALKIKEMCYLHAEGYSGGALKHGPFALIEDDSGKFGATPIIMLIFDDEHAHHMRTAAEEVKARGAELIIITDKPRLAADLDPNPIVISNNGPLTALGAVLPLQLIAYELAMLRGINPDTPRNLAKAVTVD, translated from the coding sequence CTCGACGGCCTCACCATTTTGAAGAATCGCGGTTACGATTCGGCGGGTCTCGCCACTACGGACAGCGACGGCAGTCTCGTGGTGACCAAGTTTGCCAGTGACGGGGACAAGGCCGATTCGATTGAGTTGGTGCGCGCACATTCCCAGTTGTCGGCGGGACACGTCATCGGCATTGCGCACACCCGATGGGCCACACACGGAGGAAAAACCGACGAGAACGCCCATCCTCACGTTGACTCGTCCGGAAAAATCGCCCTCGTCCACAATGGCACTCTCAACAACGCGAACGATCTACGACGGGATCTACAAAAAATGGGACACAAATTTACTTCCCAGACCGATACCGAAGTCATTGTCAAACTGATCGGACACTACTATGCACAAGATAAGTGTGACATTAAGACGGCAACGGAAAAGGCGCTCGCCATTTGTGACGGTTCGTGGGGACTCTGTATTATGTGCACCGATACGCCGGATGAACTCGTCGTCGCCTGCAACGGATCGCCCCTCGTTATTGGAATTGCTGATGATCGGACCTTTATCGCCTCGGAAACGTCCGCCTTTAATCGCTACACCAAAAACTTTATTTCTATGAAAGACGGGGAAATTGGCGTGCTGCATTCGGATGGACGCGCGCTCGATCTCAGTCGCAAACAACTCGCACCGGATCAAGAAGTTAAACTCCGACCGGACCCCTACCCCCATTGGACACTCAAGGAATTGACGGAACAACCCGAAGCCATTGCTCGGGCTCTCGGCTTTGGTGGACGCCTCGGAGCGGATCAGGTCTTTCTGGGTGGACTCGACGGTAACCACGAGCGGATATCCGATATTAAGCACATGATGCTGTCGGCCTGTGGGACTTCCCTGAACGCGGCACGGTACGGTGAACGACTCATGAAACACTTGGGTTCCTTCGACTCGGTTGTGGCATTGGATGCGGCCGAAACCGACGCCAAGGACTTTCCCTGTCAAAAAAATATCAAAGAAACCGGCTGCATTGTGGTTTCTCAGTCGGGAGAAACCAAGGACGTGGTGCGGGTCGTGGCACACGCCATGGACAAGGGTGTAACCGTCATGTCGGTGGTCAACGCCGTCGGATCCTTGATTGCCCGAACCACTAAAATGGGCGTGTACTGTAATGCTGGCCGGGAAAATGCCGTGGCCAGCACCAAAGCTTTTACCACGCAGGTGACGGTTCTGGCGTTGGTGGCACTCTGGTTCAAGCAATCGCGTGATCGGATCTCGGGCAAGATCGATTCGTTGGAAAGTCAACGATTGCGGGACGCGCTCATGCGTCTACCCATTACCTTTGGAATGGCACTCAAAACGAGGGACCAGTGCAAATTGATTGCAGAGCGACTCAAGAACAAGGAGCACTGCTTTGTCTTGGGCAAAGGCTATGGTGAACCCGTTGCCATGGAAGGTGCTCTAAAAATCAAGGAAATGTGCTATTTGCACGCCGAAGGCTATAGCGGTGGCGCTCTGAAGCACGGTCCATTTGCCCTGATCGAGGACGACAGCGGTAAATTCGGGGCGACACCGATTATTATGCTGATTTTCGACGATGAGCACGCTCACCACATGCGGACAGCTGCGGAAGAAGTCAAGGCTCGGGGTGCAGAACTCATCATCATCACGGACAAGCCGAGATTGGCGGCCGATTTGGATCCCAATCCTATTGTTATTTCCAACAATGGTCCGTTAACGGCTCTCGGTGCTGTCCTGCCCCTGCAATTGATTGCCTATGAACTCGCCATGCTTCGCGGTATCAATCCGGATACACCGCGGAACTTGGCCAAGGCGGTTACGGTAGACTAG
- a CDS encoding predicted protein gives MTTMTSTMPSTRNALRVDTRGPTSRKPLPKVQPTAPIRNSSGGRKSIDRTSQHANKVTSQTQMSSSAQTKQEEMDSTLAQLKATLSRFTRSNNRKLVLQTLHNYRYLKCIPLESLPVAPSSQAAWQELETQVCARPLILNQLQLAPTNELTTTLYSLCEKLCTDLPITAASVCSSIIVKINQDSAATDVYFQLNAILGSQELILQQPPSLAHTNNTKVTGNAPKQTPTQLDLYKADGVLHGRLTHRLAVGVFRKSDLSNSKPWFWLTATVMERFNVSTGTSCRQVFVHVPAF, from the coding sequence ATGACTACCATGACGAGTACCATGCCCTCGACACGGAATGCACTCCGTGTGGACACGCGAGGGCCGACGTCACGGAAACCACTCCCAAAGGTACAACCGACGGCGCCAATCCGAAACTCGAGCGGCGGTAGGAAGAGCATCGACCGTACCAGTCAACACGCAAACAAAGTTACCAGCCAGACAcagatgtcgtcgtcggcacaGACAAAGCAGGAAGAGATGGACTCTACATTGGCGCAACTCAAAGCAACCTTGTCTCGCTTCACCCGCTCCAACAACCGCAAACTCGTTCTGCAAACACTCCACAATTATCGGTACCTCAAATGCATCCCTCTCGAGAGCTTGCCGGTCGCCCCTTCGTCGCAAGCTGCCTGGCAAGAACTGGAAACACAGGTGTGCGCTCGGCCATTGATTCTCAATCAGCTACAACTCGCACCGACCAACGAACTTACCACCACCCTCTACAGCCTCTGTGAGAAACTCTGTACGGATCTCCCCATTACAGCCGCTTCCGTCTGTTCTTCGATTATTGTCAAAATCAACCAGGACAGTGCTGCCACGGATGTCTACTTCCAGCTCAACGCGATTCTCGGATCACAAGAGTTGATTCTCCAGCAACCGCCTTCGTTGGCACACACGAACAATACGAAAGTAACCGGCAACGCTCCCAAACAAACACCCACACAACTGGACTTGTACAAGGCCGACGGAGTCCTGCATGGACGCCTCACCCACCGACTAGCCGTGGGAGTCTTTCGCAAGTCGGATCTCTCGAACAGTAAGCCCTGGTTTTGGCTCACGGCAACCGTGATGGAACGCTTCAACGTGTCCACCGGAACCTCTTGCCGGCAAGTGTTCGTACACGTACCCGCCTTTTAA
- a CDS encoding predicted protein, producing the protein MSVTKLLSRIVAPSDVLDGLSNNGGSGRGRNRLASNLHDHTYGITSDPLTQFACVFSALIHDNKSVAEQNSIDLAWDLLIDDSYAELRNTIYATQEEQLRFRQLVVNSVMATDIMDKDLKGLRNARWENRKATIVIEHLIQASDVAHTMQHWHIYRKWNERLFCEMY; encoded by the exons ATGAGCGTGACAAAGTTGTTGAGTCGCATTGTTGCACCTAGTGATGTACTCGATGGACTCTCCAACAATGGCGGAAGCGGTCGTGGTCGAAATCGGTTGGCCTCCAATCTGCATGATCACACGTACGGTATTACATCGGATCCATTGACTCAGTTCGCTTGCGTCTTCTCGGCATTAATTCACGAT AACAAGAGCGTGGCGGAACAAAACTCTATCGATTTAGCTTGGGATTTGCTAATTGACGACAGCTACGCGGAACTTCGCAATACAATATATGCCACTCAGGAAGAACAACTACGATTTCGTCAGCTAGTCGTCAACTCGGTCATGGCTACGGATATTATGGACAAGGATCTCAAGGGACTTCGTAACGCGCGTTGGGAA AACCGAAAGGCAACAATCGTAATTGAACACTTGATTCAGGCTTCGGATGTAGCGCATACGATGCAGCACTGGCACATCTATCGAAAGTGGAACGAACGCTTGTTTTGTGAAATGTAC
- a CDS encoding predicted protein, translated as MIRHAVDGSVLRKRPITSFGAALLGGAWTSRNRIVIACDRHPPQRWLLPTRSCATTVAPEDFTLDDSCPLCRQFRQGPCAAPFNSWYACTERANAASQDHVAVCSESFAAFHACVASNETFYDRATGPDQFHSSGPDESAATATDVYTSSCEAWQELIDNDLADVKRLDFPSHLRPVWRTSADSRLSAEFVVRDLVLVYVEALESDNSRIMGARLIAAGAKADMTVIRDRKETDLVSFAIPSASNRWLRISAVYEDSDDVVVYEMTLRVP; from the coding sequence ATGATTCGGCATGCGGTGGACGGGAGCGTTCTTCGAAAAAGACCGATAACGAGCTTCGGCGCCGCGTTGCTCGGCGGTGCGTGGACGAGTAGAAATCGCATCGTAATTGCTTGTGATAGACACCCGCCGCAGCGATGGCTGTTGCCGACGCGGTCGTGTGCAACCACGGTCGCTCCGGAGGATTTTACACTCGATGATTCTTGTCCCCTTTGTCGACAGTTCCGCCAAGGTCCTTGCGCCGCCCCGTTTAATTCCTGGTACGCCTGTACCGAACGGGCCAATGCCGCATCACAGGACCACGTTGCCGTGTGTAGCGAATCTTTTGCGGCTTTTCACGCGTGCGTCGCATCGAACGAAACATTTTACGATCGCGCGACGGGTCCGGACCAGTTCCATTCCAGCGGTCCGGACGAAAGtgccgccaccgccacggATGTATACACTTCCAGCTGCGAAGCCTGGCAGGAACTCATTGATAACGATCTAGCAGATGTCAAGCGTTTGGATTTTCCATCGCATTTACGCCCGGTTTGGCGAACGTCAGCGGACTCGCGGCTTTCGGCTGAGTTTGTCGTACGAGACCTCGTCTTGGTTTATGTGGAAGCATTGGAGAGCGACAATAGCCGAATTATGGGTGCGCGACTAATTGCGGCCGGTGCCAAGGCGGACATGACGGTAATACGTGATAGAAAGGAAACCGACCTTGTCAGCTTTGCTATTCCCAGCGCGTCAAATAGATGGCTACGTATTTCGGCCGTTTACGAAGATTCCGACGACGTAGTGGTCTATGAGATGACTCTCCGAGTTCCTTGA
- a CDS encoding predicted protein has product MSPNGNGLLTLPLELQVRLLTYLRAYDLAAVQQVCRCFRQPELVHGIVAHAAEHVYPPSLTRGFDQQPTQSDPYRPLPATKDPPVAKSNAETDQRNKPCYTFEHLRNMELLVVARVLNSPEPSTGYIVSKSWCKSALKWLEAQQEEQQAAKTNKKISKKKQRLRQRRLSDISPPWPNVNSDLLCEHSCLSRCSNGKSARARRRYVNKQAWKILKKLYPDSTSLDATTGECLQCFAESEMNKKNQRDEEECRKLERKRPLSNPSLRRLYTRRTGVPLHAIRRAEVTVFSSTDSAVATPCEKIALATPCPLRDGKYFVLPRAWCHQWRRYMKTGEGGPCPAPDAAGLLCDAHRLPLLPPHLEAYLEGQATELFASNETEIMPAMVLATPPAAAVNGPMILPGQGPDQATLQAMREAGLGEHQIGQQLSALRLLETQQRQYIQQQPHVMLDNIDAPVARNPPNKNELLDRENHSVVELLAEEEYQALESCYKGVSSFALRLDVVHGVANLSTPPCRACDASGRASRALVVKNRARSWVKKSGDQPRAPASLEY; this is encoded by the exons ATGTCACCGAACGGCAATGGTTTGCTGACGCTACCCCTCGAACTCCAGGTCCGCCTGTTGACCTACCTTCGTGCGTACGACTTGGCGGCGGTCCAACAAGTCTGTCGGTGCTTTCGTCAGCCCGAGCTCGTCCACGGAATCGTCGCGCACGCGGCCGAACACGTCTACCCACCGTCCCTCACGCGAGGATTCGATCAACAGCCGACACAAAGCGACCCCTATCGTCCCCTGCCGGCCACCAAAGACCCTCCGGTGGCGAAGAGCAACGCCGAGACCgaccaacgaaacaaacCCTGCTACACCTTTGAACACTTGCGCAATATGGAATTGCTCGTGGTCGCTCGGGTTCTGAACAGCCCGGAACCTTCGACAGGCTACATTGTCAGCAAGAGTTGGTGTAAAAGTGCCCTGAAGTGGCTCGAGGCACAACAGGAAGAACAACAAGCGGCTAAAACGAACAagaaaatttcgaaaaaaaAGCAACGTTTGCGACAACGCCGTCTATCTGATATTAGTCCACCCTGGCCCAACGTGAATTCGGATCTATTGTGTGAACACT CCTGTTTAAGTCGCTGTTCCAACGGAAAATCGGCTCGGGCCCGGCGTCGCTACGTTAACAAACAGGCCTGGAAAATCCTCAAAAAGTTATATCCAGACAGTACTTCTCTCGATGCTACTACTGGGGAATGCTTACAGTGCTTTGCGGAATCCGAAATGAACAAAAAAAACCAGAGAGACGAGGAAGAATGTCGCAAATTAGAACGTAAGCGACCTTTGTCGAATCCATCGCTTCGCCGGCTGTACACTAGGCGGACCGGAGTACCACTGCACGCGATTCGTCGCGCCGAGGTGACAGTATTCTCGAGTACGGACAGCGCAGTTGCGACGCCGTGTGAGAAAATTGCTCTAGCAACGCCTTGCCCGCTCCGAGACGGCAAGTACTTTGTGTTGCCCCGAGCTTGGTGCCACCAATGGCGTCGGTATATGAAAACCGGTGAAGGTGGTCCTTGCCCGGCACCAGATGCGGCGGGTCTTCTCTGCGACGCGCACCGCCTTCCCTTGTTGCCACCGCATCTCGAGGCGTACCTCGAGGGACAGGCTACCGAGCTGTTCGCCTCGAACGAGACGGAAATAATGCCCGCGATGGTCCTTGCCACACCTCCCGCAGCAGCTGTGAATGGACCAATGATCCTTCCCGGGCAAGGACCGGATCAAGCAACGCTCCAGGCTATGCGGGAGGCAGGTCTCGGTGAACACCAAATTGGACAGCAGCTTTCGGCGTTGCGATTGTTGGagactcaacaacgacaataCATTCAACAACAGCCACACGTCATGCTCGACAACATTGACGCTCCCGTCGCCCGCAACCCTCCCAACAAAAACGAGTTGCTGGATCGCGAAAACCATTCGGTCGTCGAACTcttggcggaagaagaatatCAGGCTCTAGAAAGCTGCTACAAGGGTGTCTCGTCGTTTGCGCTGCGATTGGACGTGGTGCACGGGGTCGCAAACTTGTCAACGCCCCCCTGTCGGGCATGTGACGCCTCGGGCCGGGCGAGTCGGGCTCTGGTGGTCAAAAACAGGGCCCGATCGTGGGTCAAGAAGTCGGGTGATCAACCCCGGGCTCCCGCGAGTTTGGAATACTGA
- a CDS encoding predicted protein: MSGIPNAQYGRRVLVRFAYEWGGAVFSIEKNCGNGTGGGVKRITHRLSGTVRVNFFEVTAPSRTPSKRTMNDSVRMTASSYSTGRRRSRSATSTTADTLRPTMTTTTTPPSPQVDELDNVWAQNPSQWLTYSSDEESAHSRHSRDVSPALLDLVDPDELAHVFTTFSPTDARTRRRTRSAVDIPVDHTTPPQQHHNTSVALEFGTGTSPEDDLTEAARGFQRHATRWLLLWFAVCAVTTFGVTDPLASSPWTRTDTASPTFTTAVLPLFTNPSATRWETSNAGTPAAGSARLAHARAAPRNSHAVVAKLRYRPELEAFYRQDALRTAFTTLHWTYYVNICALGGVLLWALREHVVQHQRYYRNCWRGHPSPAMIKFTISNGRRKKMVKFPVDTRNFLPGNIERVPAPDDAPEVGLEL, translated from the exons ATGTCGGGCATCCCCAACGCGCAGTACGGTCGCCGAGTTTTGGTACGGTTCGCATACGAATGGGGCGGTGCCGTATTCTCTATCGAAAAGAACTGTGGCAACGGAACCGGAGGAGGTGTCAAGCGAATCACCCACCGTCTGTCGGGAACGGTCCGTGTCAATTTTTTCGAAGTCACGGCTCCATCACG TACACCATCCAAACGGACAATGAATGATTCCGTACGGATGACCGCGTCGTCGTACTCTACCGGACGTCGCCGGTCCCGGAGTGCGACTTCCACTACTGCGGACACGTTGCGTCCCacgatgacaacgacgacgacgcctcCTTCACCACAAGTCGACGAGCTCGACAACGTCTGGGCGCAGAATCCTTCGCAATGGCTCACGTACTcgtccgacgaagaatccgCACACTCGCGGCACAGTCGCGACGTCTCCCCCGCACTTTTGGATCTCGTCGATCCGGACGAACTCGCGCACGTCTTTACCACCTTTAGTCCAACCGACGCACGCACCCGTCGGCGTACCCGCAGTGCGGTGGACATTCCGGTCGATCACACCACACCGCCACAGCAGCACCACAACACTAGTGTGGCGCTCGAGTTCGGCACCGGGACGTCACCGGAAGACGACCTCACGGAAGCGGCCCGCGGATTCCAACGTCACGCCACGCGATGGCTTCTCCTCTGGTTTGCCGTTTGTGCCGTCACCACGTTCGGCGTCACCGACCCCCTGGCGTCGTCGCCGTGGACTCGGACCGATACCGCGTCCCCTACTTTCACGACGGCGGTCTTGCCTCTCTTTACGAACCCGTCGGCAACCCGATGGGAAACCTCCAACGCCGGAACACCGGCGGCGGGGTCTGCGCGTCTCGCACACGCCCGGGCAGCTCCACGGAATTCACACGCAGTGGTAGCCAAACTCCGGTATCGACCCGAACTGGAAGCCTTTTATCGCCAAGACGCCTTGCGAACCGCATTCACCACACTCCATTGGACCTACTACGTCAATATTTGTGCACTCGGTGGGGTGCTCCTGTGGGCGTTGCGGGAACACGTGGTACAACACCAGCGGTACTATCGGAATTGCTGGCGCGGCCATCCCAGTCCGGCGATGA TCAAGTTCACAATCAGCAACGGACGAAGGAAGAAAATGGTCAAATTCCCGGTCGATACAAGGAACTTTCTCCCGGGGAACATCGAACGCGTTCCAGCCCCCGACGACGCGCCCGAAGTGGGCTTGGAACTCTAG